The following proteins are co-located in the Deinococcus depolymerans genome:
- a CDS encoding ParB/RepB/Spo0J family partition protein, protein MNAFGRKGPRLTNLLERAQSFTAQDGAGVPQGAPQTLPLDLIVPNPRQPRRHFDPQQLQDLAASIAERGVLQPIMVRPSGEQFEIVFGERRYRASRLAGRREIPVIVQAISDDELEVIATLENLQRADLNRFEEVTGKLTLLARTLNLDVQEVPAHLRQMRANPQAHPEDVQMTEQLFAQLGGEQWVSFVVNGLPVLALKEPMRAAVERGELAYSKALLIARAPAALHAELVSEAVAQDWTQAEVRAQIRARQNPRPAAAGDTLRDLRRQLSPARLAVLPEKQRARAERLIAELVQLLS, encoded by the coding sequence ATGAACGCCTTCGGGCGCAAGGGGCCGCGCCTCACGAACCTGCTGGAGCGCGCGCAGTCGTTCACGGCGCAGGACGGGGCCGGCGTCCCGCAGGGCGCCCCGCAGACGCTGCCGCTGGACCTGATCGTGCCCAACCCACGCCAGCCGCGCCGGCACTTCGATCCGCAGCAGCTTCAGGATCTGGCGGCCAGCATCGCCGAGCGCGGCGTGCTGCAACCGATCATGGTGCGGCCCTCGGGGGAGCAGTTCGAGATCGTGTTCGGCGAGCGGCGCTACCGGGCGTCCCGGCTGGCCGGGCGGCGCGAGATCCCGGTGATCGTGCAGGCCATCTCGGATGACGAACTCGAGGTGATCGCCACCCTGGAGAACCTGCAGCGCGCCGACCTGAACCGCTTCGAGGAGGTCACGGGCAAACTGACGCTGCTGGCGCGCACCCTGAATCTGGATGTGCAGGAGGTACCGGCGCACCTGCGGCAGATGCGTGCCAACCCGCAGGCCCACCCGGAGGACGTGCAGATGACCGAGCAGCTGTTCGCGCAGCTGGGCGGCGAGCAGTGGGTGTCGTTCGTGGTGAACGGCCTGCCGGTCCTGGCCCTCAAAGAACCCATGCGCGCGGCGGTCGAGCGCGGCGAACTGGCGTACTCCAAGGCGCTGCTGATCGCCCGCGCCCCCGCTGCCCTGCACGCGGAACTCGTGTCGGAGGCGGTGGCGCAGGACTGGACCCAGGCGGAGGTCCGGGCGCAGATCCGTGCGCGGCAGAACCCCCGCCCGGCCGCAGCCGGCGACACCCTGCGGGACCTGCGACGTCAGCTGTCACCGGCCCGGCTCGCGGTCCTGCCGGAAAAGCAGCGCGCGAGGGCCGAGCGCCT